From Lolium perenne isolate Kyuss_39 chromosome 5, Kyuss_2.0, whole genome shotgun sequence, a single genomic window includes:
- the LOC127303535 gene encoding protein SMAX1-LIKE 3-like — protein sequence MRSAGYEVVQQALVEVAAAAVWQAANLARRRGHAQVTPLHVASAMLSTGGLLRAACLRSSSHLKSPALQPEALQFCIDVALSRLPMVWPPAAAMFSNHGAPVMVLSNALVAALKRAQAHERRGSAEGGQRQPGGLVVKVGLEQLVVSILDDPSVDRALREAGFSGPQVKANVGKGASSEQSDSVHSHRSDDIASPWPISKKANAGQTSSETVGDVLHRPVVIPDRSLALTLSCHSGDQACQTKPSEAWPAFFGLTNVTTMTASVSSWLHHRQDVIPTCHNTSLQPTCMQQKFIELTSENLKILCDALERCVPWRKDIAPTIAAIVLRCRSGMMRRPASSMACLLFRGNDVNGKRAMAQELAKLVFGSYSEFTLINSADTSSNAGDRALKRRRSPDVGNGNVGIRLFEALIEEPHRVVFIDNIDQIDHESEIAIKNVIATGRVMGCNGAGIASLEDAIVVLSSEVSEPRSFTSSSPPTKRRRIGGLDHGEGGAERQVESRHFVFDLNAPMEDAEEQEEGNSVDSMEIMGVVDGVFHFD from the exons ATGCGGAGCGCCGGCTACGAGGTGGTACAGCAGgcgctggtggaggtggcggctgCCGCGGTGTGGCAGGCGGCGAATCTAGCGAGGCGGCGCGGGCACGCGCAGGTGACCCCGCTCCACGTCGCCAGCGCAATGCTCTCCACCGGCGGCCTCCTCCGCGCCGCCTGCCTCCGGTCCTCGTCCCACTTGAAGTCTCCCGCGCTTCAGCCCGAGGCACTCCAGTTCTGCATCGACGTCGCGCTCAGCCGCCTCCCGATGGTCTGGCCACCGGCCGCCGCCATgttcagcaaccacggcgcgccgGTGATGGTGCTATCGAACGCACTCGTGGCGGCGCTGAAGCGCGCGCAGGCACACGAGCGCCGGGGCTCCGCGGAAGGCGGCCAGCGGCAGCCGGGCGGGCTCGTCGTCAAGGTCGGGCTGGAGCAGCTCGTCGTGTCCATCCTGGACGACCCGAGCGTTGACCGCGCCTTGCGCGAGGCCGGCTTCTCAGGCCCTCAGGTCAAGGCCAATGTCGGGAAAGGAGCCTCGTCGGAGCAGTCTGATAGCGTGCATAGCCACCGTAGCGATGACATAGCTTCTCCATGGCCGATTAGTAAGAAGGCTAATGCTGGACAGACATCTTCCGAAACCGTTGGGGATGTGCTCCACCGGCCAGTCGTCATCCCAGACAGAAGCCTCGCGTTAACCCTCAGCTGCCACAG TGGGGATCAAGCTTGCCAAACCAAACCAAGCGAAGCGTGGCCGGCCTTTTTTGGCCTCACCAATGTAACCACAATGACGGCGAGCGTTTCCTCCTGGCTCCACCACCGGCAAGATGTAATCCCTACATGCCATAACACCTCTCTTCAG CCTACGTGCATGCAGCAAAAGTTCATCGAACTCACCTCAGAGAATCTTAAGATCTTGTGTGATGCCCTGGAGCGGTGCGTCCCGTGGCGAAAGGACATCGCCCCTACAATAGCGGCCATCGTGCTGCGGTGCCGATCCGGCATGATGAGGAGGCCGGCCTCCTCAATGGCGTGCCTGCTCTTCCGAGGAAACGATGTCAACGGCAAGAGGGCAATGGCCCAGGAGCTCGCGAAGCTTGTATTTGGCTCCTATAGCGAGTTCACCTTGATTAACTCCGCCGACACCTCTAGCAACGCCGGTGACCGCGCCCTCAAGAGGAGGAGGTCACCAGATGTCGGCAATGGCAATGTCGGGATAAGGTTGTTCGAGGCACTCATAGAAGAACCTCACCGTGTTGTGTTTATCGATAATATCGATCAAATCGATCACGAGTCAGAAATCGCAATCAAGAATGTGATCGCGACGGGGAGGGTCATGGGCTGCAACGGCGCCGGCATAGCCAGTCTGGAGGATGCCATTGTAGTGTTGAGCTCTGAAGTGTCTGAGCCAAGGTCATTCACTTCTTCATCCCCTCCGACCAAGCGACGAAGAATTGGTGGATTGGACCATGGGGAAGGTGGTGCGGAGAGGCAAGTAGAATCACGTCATTTTGTCTTTGATTTGAACGCTCCTATGGAGGATGCGGAAGAGCAGGAGGAAGGGAACTCGGTTGACAGTATGGAGATCATGGGTGTTGTGGATGGTGTTTTTCATTTCGATTAG